The following are encoded in a window of Lichenicola cladoniae genomic DNA:
- a CDS encoding S41 family peptidase: protein MSAPDGRVSGGHALKLLKSRLPGPRGRATLLLCVVLACVLAASVPGSAQTIPPPPRQELDTALATGVIQTALTVLQPRTLEPHTAHQLTIWGLNGLTAIDPGLTVEDGSAQPGGTVRLQTPQGTLFSQAAPAADDSAGWARLAVAMAASAWSNSPAIRDVGQQAVIQSFFDELFNHLDPYSRYVAPAPASTERAARSGGTASAGLTLARQGRSIVVASVNANGPAWSAGIAVGMRLLSVDGRSVRGQQPDAVAALLQGDPGSQVTLVLAPPTGRGQTSYPLARAAVPPETVFAFSNGNIVVMRVTGFSADTAQEMSQFLDQATQDQSTDRKPDPHRLRGLIFDLRGNRGGLLQQAVTSVALVLDHGIAVTARGRDPQSNHVWAVQGGDLTFGVPIVVLVDGRTASAAEIMAAALSDHRRAVVVGSSTLGKGLVQTIAQLPDGGELFVTWSRVLAPLGWPLQGLGVIPQVCTSRGQAKLDQQLHDLGDGTFDQRDAVIASRAARSPLPIARILELRASCPAAIGSDADLDAARTLLETPGAYRAALVPMPDAPVAEAGGSAGGIDR, encoded by the coding sequence GTGAGTGCACCCGACGGGCGCGTGTCCGGCGGACACGCCTTGAAACTTCTTAAAAGCCGGCTGCCGGGTCCACGTGGGCGCGCGACGCTGCTGTTGTGCGTGGTGTTGGCGTGCGTGCTGGCGGCGTCGGTGCCGGGAAGCGCGCAGACCATTCCGCCGCCGCCTCGCCAGGAGCTCGACACGGCGCTGGCGACCGGGGTGATCCAGACCGCGCTGACGGTGCTGCAGCCCCGTACGCTGGAGCCGCACACGGCGCACCAGCTCACCATCTGGGGCCTGAACGGCCTGACCGCGATCGATCCCGGCCTGACCGTCGAGGATGGGTCGGCCCAGCCGGGCGGGACGGTCCGGCTGCAGACGCCGCAAGGCACGCTGTTCTCGCAGGCAGCACCGGCAGCCGACGACAGTGCCGGCTGGGCGCGACTTGCGGTCGCCATGGCCGCCTCGGCCTGGAGCAACTCGCCGGCGATCCGTGACGTCGGACAGCAGGCGGTGATCCAGAGCTTCTTCGACGAGCTGTTCAACCATCTCGATCCCTACTCACGCTATGTCGCGCCGGCGCCGGCGTCGACCGAGCGGGCCGCCCGCAGCGGGGGGACCGCCAGTGCCGGGCTGACCCTCGCCAGGCAGGGACGCTCAATCGTTGTGGCATCGGTGAATGCCAATGGGCCGGCCTGGAGTGCCGGGATCGCGGTCGGCATGCGGCTGCTGTCGGTCGATGGCAGGTCCGTGCGTGGGCAGCAGCCGGATGCGGTGGCGGCCCTGCTGCAGGGTGATCCCGGGAGCCAGGTCACGCTGGTGCTGGCACCACCGACCGGCCGTGGCCAGACCAGCTATCCGCTTGCGCGGGCCGCAGTACCGCCGGAAACCGTGTTCGCGTTCAGCAACGGCAACATCGTGGTGATGCGGGTCACCGGCTTCTCCGCCGATACCGCCCAGGAGATGAGCCAGTTCCTCGACCAGGCGACACAGGACCAGAGCACCGATCGCAAACCGGACCCGCACCGGCTGCGCGGCCTGATTTTCGACCTGCGCGGCAATCGCGGCGGCCTCCTGCAGCAGGCGGTGACGTCGGTGGCGCTGGTGCTCGATCATGGCATCGCGGTCACCGCGCGCGGGCGCGATCCCCAATCGAACCATGTCTGGGCGGTCCAGGGTGGCGACCTGACATTCGGGGTGCCGATCGTGGTGCTGGTGGACGGACGCACCGCCAGTGCCGCGGAGATCATGGCGGCTGCCCTCTCCGACCATCGGCGCGCGGTGGTGGTCGGAAGCTCGACGCTCGGCAAGGGGCTGGTGCAGACGATCGCGCAGCTGCCCGACGGGGGCGAGCTGTTCGTGACCTGGAGCCGGGTGTTGGCGCCGCTCGGCTGGCCGTTGCAGGGGCTGGGCGTGATCCCGCAGGTCTGCACCAGCCGGGGACAGGCGAAGCTCGATCAGCAATTGCATGACCTGGGCGACGGCACGTTCGACCAACGCGACGCGGTGATCGCCAGCCGTGCCGCCCGCTCGCCGTTGCCGATCGCGCGTATCCTGGAGCTACGCGCTTCGTGCCCTGCGGCGATCGGCAGCGATGCCGACCTCGATGCGGCGCGGACCCTGCTCGAGACGCCCGGCGCTTATCGGGCGGCCCTGGTACCGATGCCCGACGCCCCGGTTGCCGAGGCGGGCGGATCCGCGGGCGGGATCGACAGATGA
- a CDS encoding DUF1491 family protein — protein sequence MSEARLKAGIWASAALRRAHQLGRSGMVLRKGDADAGGILVVLRDRDGRIVVLSQARTLDGDAAWHRGTGPAPVDQQAADIYVERQVGRDPDLWVLEIDGPDLTPPFEAIIV from the coding sequence ATGAGCGAAGCGAGGCTGAAGGCGGGGATCTGGGCCAGCGCGGCCCTGCGCCGGGCACATCAGCTCGGCCGCTCCGGCATGGTGCTGCGCAAGGGCGACGCCGACGCCGGCGGCATACTGGTGGTGTTGCGCGATCGCGACGGGCGGATCGTGGTGCTGAGCCAGGCACGCACCCTTGATGGCGACGCCGCGTGGCACCGCGGCACCGGCCCTGCCCCGGTCGATCAGCAGGCGGCGGATATCTATGTCGAACGCCAGGTCGGACGCGATCCCGACCTTTGGGTGCTGGAGATCGACGGCCCCGATCTGACCCCGCCGTTCGAGGCGATCATCGTCTAG
- a CDS encoding TylF/MycF/NovP-related O-methyltransferase, giving the protein MLPLPPLAPIPTVARSGTANRSRTARSQATLHRLFARSRAIRRLTVGTLARVELAILGGHKQRTTMDIIRRVRGERESLLSGNEAFMIHSLARTQRAVGGVMAEVGVFQGCSAKLISLGAKPDELHLFDTFDGLPEPDGAEKKSMRRGHYAASLEAVKAYLSDQPNLVFHKGMFTGHDVSCADRRFSLVHLDVDLKEGTLACLEFFYPRMLPGGVIVSHDYSYLAGVHEAFDDFLADKPERVVELPTSQAMLIKA; this is encoded by the coding sequence GTGCTTCCGCTTCCGCCTTTAGCACCGATCCCGACCGTCGCCCGCTCGGGCACCGCGAACCGCAGCCGTACGGCACGGTCGCAGGCGACGCTGCATCGTCTGTTCGCCCGCAGCCGTGCGATCCGCCGGCTGACGGTCGGCACGCTGGCACGTGTCGAGTTGGCGATCCTCGGCGGTCATAAGCAACGCACCACCATGGACATCATCCGCCGGGTGCGCGGGGAGCGGGAGAGCCTGCTCAGCGGCAACGAGGCGTTCATGATCCACTCGCTGGCACGCACGCAGCGCGCGGTCGGCGGGGTGATGGCGGAAGTGGGCGTATTCCAGGGCTGCTCTGCCAAGCTCATCAGCCTGGGCGCAAAGCCCGATGAGCTGCATCTGTTCGACACGTTCGACGGGCTGCCCGAGCCGGATGGCGCCGAAAAGAAGTCGATGCGCCGAGGCCATTATGCGGCGTCGCTGGAAGCGGTGAAGGCCTACCTGTCGGACCAGCCGAACCTCGTGTTCCACAAGGGCATGTTCACCGGGCACGACGTGTCGTGTGCGGACAGGCGTTTCTCGCTGGTGCATCTCGACGTGGACCTCAAGGAAGGCACGCTGGCCTGCCTGGAGTTCTTCTATCCGCGCATGCTGCCCGGCGGCGTCATTGTCAGCCACGACTATTCGTACCTCGCCGGCGTGCACGAGGCGTTCGACGACTTCCTCGCGGACAAGCCGGAACGGGTGGTGGAGCTGCCGACGTCGCAGGCAATGTTGATCAAGGCGTAA